One Candidatus Binatia bacterium genomic window carries:
- a CDS encoding aminotransferase class V-fold PLP-dependent enzyme, translating to MADQPFDARELAEIRAEFPALQRYVYLASNGMGLLPRRAVSAATAVLRKLAREGIVFEIFHVPRVLERARQRVADFLGADADEIAFCRNTTEGLLWAAESLPWQPGDEVLLVQGSHYATVLPFLSRRVAGLEVRWVRPRSAGACTSDDFAAAWGERTRGVVVSWVEFYNGFRHDLAGLVALAHERGAWVVCDAVQGWGALPFSARTMRVDVAAAGAQKWLLGPPGVGICFIAREAREHMRLYHVGANSLVDPHEPAEPLSSYDVTYAGGARCFEEGTRNIPGISALEASVSWLMELGIGRIAAQIRAVSDYLAAELSESGWKIRSTRERELWSGILLLEPPPGENAEHWMHRLHQRHIAINYREGCLHLGIHFYNGPEDIDAFIAAVKQG from the coding sequence GTGGCAGACCAGCCTTTTGATGCTCGAGAGCTTGCCGAAATTCGCGCCGAATTTCCTGCGCTCCAACGTTACGTATACCTCGCCTCGAATGGCATGGGGTTGCTCCCGCGCCGCGCGGTGAGCGCAGCAACCGCCGTGTTGCGCAAGTTGGCTCGCGAGGGAATCGTGTTCGAGATTTTCCACGTCCCACGCGTGCTCGAGCGTGCGCGACAGCGGGTCGCCGACTTTCTCGGTGCCGATGCTGACGAGATCGCCTTTTGTCGCAATACTACCGAAGGCCTACTCTGGGCAGCGGAGAGCCTACCGTGGCAACCTGGTGACGAGGTGCTGCTGGTGCAGGGCAGCCATTATGCCACGGTGTTGCCGTTTTTAAGTCGGCGCGTGGCTGGGCTGGAGGTCCGTTGGGTCCGCCCTCGGAGTGCAGGCGCATGTACGTCGGACGATTTTGCTGCAGCGTGGGGTGAGCGCACGCGAGGGGTCGTGGTGAGCTGGGTGGAGTTTTACAACGGGTTTCGCCATGACCTCGCCGGACTGGTCGCGCTCGCGCACGAGCGGGGCGCATGGGTGGTGTGCGATGCGGTTCAAGGGTGGGGAGCGTTGCCGTTTTCCGCACGTACGATGCGGGTTGACGTTGCCGCGGCAGGTGCCCAGAAGTGGCTCCTGGGACCACCGGGGGTGGGAATTTGCTTCATCGCGCGCGAAGCGCGGGAGCACATGCGGTTGTATCACGTCGGTGCAAACAGCTTGGTGGATCCACATGAACCAGCAGAGCCGCTGAGCAGTTACGACGTGACTTACGCAGGCGGCGCTCGGTGTTTCGAAGAAGGCACGAGAAACATCCCAGGAATTTCTGCGCTGGAGGCCTCGGTATCGTGGCTTATGGAACTGGGCATTGGGCGGATTGCTGCGCAAATCCGGGCTGTCTCCGATTACCTTGCAGCGGAGCTATCGGAGTCCGGTTGGAAGATCCGGAGCACGCGAGAGCGGGAGCTGTGGTCCGGAATTCTTCTCCTCGAACCGCCTCCTGGGGAAAATGCTGAGCACTGGATGCATCGCCTGCACCAACGGCACATTGCGATCAATTATCGCGAGGGGTGTCTGCACCTCGGGATTCACTTTTATAACGGGCCGGAAGACATCGATGCCTTCATTGCTGCGGTGAAGCAGGGGTAA
- a CDS encoding SDR family oxidoreductase, giving the protein MELRLDGKVALITGGSRGIGKAIARAFHDAGAQVVISARKADELVHAAKEIGSDVAYCAAHAGEPEQAQACVEFALERFGAVDILVNNAATNPYAGPLIEADLPRFDKTVQVNLRGPFIWTQLCWRFWMKEHGGVVLNISSVGGLQTSPLLGVYNVTKAALIHLTRQLAAELGPRVRVNAIAPGLVQTDFARLLWDEGRGALVAERYPLKRLGTPEDVAYAALYLASDAASWITGHTLVVDGGGLVALPV; this is encoded by the coding sequence ATGGAGCTGCGGTTGGACGGTAAGGTTGCGCTGATCACGGGTGGATCGCGGGGAATCGGCAAAGCGATTGCACGGGCTTTCCATGATGCTGGTGCTCAGGTGGTGATTTCGGCGCGCAAGGCGGACGAGCTCGTGCACGCTGCGAAAGAGATTGGGTCAGACGTTGCATACTGCGCTGCCCATGCGGGTGAGCCCGAGCAAGCGCAAGCATGCGTGGAATTCGCCTTGGAGCGCTTTGGTGCGGTGGATATCTTGGTGAACAACGCGGCAACCAATCCGTACGCCGGGCCGCTGATCGAGGCAGACTTGCCTCGGTTCGACAAAACCGTTCAAGTGAACTTGCGCGGGCCGTTCATCTGGACCCAACTCTGTTGGCGCTTTTGGATGAAGGAACACGGCGGTGTTGTGCTCAACATTTCCTCAGTGGGAGGATTGCAGACCAGTCCGCTCCTGGGGGTTTACAATGTGACCAAAGCGGCGCTGATTCATTTGACTCGGCAGCTCGCCGCTGAACTCGGGCCGCGGGTGCGCGTGAACGCCATCGCTCCCGGCTTAGTGCAGACTGATTTTGCGCGGCTGCTTTGGGACGAAGGACGTGGCGCTTTGGTTGCCGAGCGATATCCGCTGAAACGCCTCGGCACGCCGGAAGATGTCGCCTATGCCGCCCTTTACCTCGCATCGGACGCTGCGAGTTGGATCACCGGTCATACGTTGGTGGTTGACGGCGGCGGGTTGGTTGCGTTGCCTGTGTAG
- a CDS encoding glutamine--tRNA ligase/YqeY domain fusion protein, protein MERADVTAGSVKATAPPRDFIREIIAEDVRTGKNGGRVVTRFPPEPNGYLHIGHAKSICLNFGVAQEFGGVCHMRFDDTNPEKEDKEYVEAILEDVRWLGYDWGDKLFFASDYFEQLYGYAVELIRRGKAYVCHLSTDEIRQYRGTLTEPGRESPYRNRSVEENLRLFEAMRAGKFREGECVLRAKIDMASPNLNLRDPVLYRIKHVPHHRTGAKWCIYPTYDFAHPLSDMVEGVTHSLCTLEFEDHRPLYDWILDTLETPCHPRQIEFARLNLSYTVLSKRKLIELVEGGYVHGWDDPRMPTLAGLRRRGVPPEAIRDFCRRIGIAKRDSLVDIALLEHCIREDLNRRAPRFMGVLNPLKVVIENYPPNLVERMDAINNPEDPSAGTRKVPFSRELWIEADDFREDPPKKFFRLAPGREVRLRYGYLITCKEVVKNARGEVIELRCTYDPATRGGDTPDGRKVKATLHWVSAAHAIPAEVRLYDRLFTVENPAAEKEDVDYKNFLNPDSLRVISNAWVEPALAEAKPGERLQLERLGYFCVDPDSQRLGKLVLNRTVTLKDTWARLEQRGLVD, encoded by the coding sequence ATGGAGCGAGCAGATGTGACGGCGGGGAGCGTCAAAGCCACGGCACCTCCACGAGATTTCATTCGAGAAATCATTGCCGAAGACGTGCGCACGGGCAAAAACGGGGGTCGGGTGGTGACGCGTTTTCCACCGGAGCCGAATGGGTACTTGCACATTGGCCATGCAAAGTCGATTTGCCTGAACTTCGGTGTTGCGCAGGAGTTCGGCGGTGTGTGCCACATGCGCTTTGACGACACGAACCCCGAAAAGGAGGACAAGGAGTACGTCGAGGCGATTTTAGAGGATGTTCGGTGGCTGGGTTACGACTGGGGCGACAAGTTGTTTTTCGCCTCCGACTACTTCGAGCAGCTCTACGGGTATGCCGTGGAGTTGATCCGGCGAGGCAAAGCCTATGTGTGCCATCTGAGTACCGACGAGATTCGCCAGTACCGGGGAACATTGACGGAACCGGGACGGGAGAGCCCGTATCGCAATCGGAGTGTAGAGGAAAATCTGCGCCTCTTTGAGGCCATGAGGGCGGGGAAGTTCCGGGAAGGCGAGTGCGTCCTGCGGGCGAAGATCGACATGGCCTCTCCGAACCTGAATTTGCGCGACCCAGTCTTGTACCGGATCAAGCACGTTCCGCATCATCGCACGGGAGCGAAGTGGTGCATTTACCCGACGTACGATTTTGCCCATCCCCTTTCGGACATGGTCGAGGGCGTCACGCATTCGCTGTGCACTCTGGAGTTTGAGGATCACCGGCCGTTGTATGATTGGATTTTGGACACCCTCGAAACTCCGTGCCATCCCCGGCAAATCGAGTTTGCCCGGCTGAACTTGAGCTACACGGTTCTAAGCAAACGAAAGCTGATCGAACTCGTGGAAGGCGGGTACGTACATGGATGGGATGATCCGCGGATGCCGACCTTAGCGGGCTTGCGACGCCGGGGGGTGCCGCCCGAGGCCATCCGTGATTTTTGTCGGCGCATTGGAATCGCGAAGCGGGACTCTTTAGTTGATATCGCGTTACTCGAGCATTGCATCCGTGAAGACCTGAATCGCCGTGCTCCGCGCTTCATGGGGGTTTTGAATCCCTTAAAGGTTGTCATCGAAAACTATCCGCCCAACCTAGTCGAGCGGATGGACGCGATTAACAACCCGGAGGATCCATCGGCGGGAACGCGCAAAGTTCCGTTTTCCCGAGAGCTATGGATCGAGGCTGATGATTTTCGCGAGGATCCGCCCAAAAAGTTCTTTCGCTTAGCTCCGGGCCGTGAGGTTCGTTTACGTTATGGATATCTGATTACCTGCAAGGAAGTGGTAAAAAATGCTCGGGGCGAGGTCATTGAGTTGCGTTGCACCTACGACCCAGCAACGCGCGGTGGGGACACCCCTGACGGAAGAAAGGTGAAGGCGACGTTGCATTGGGTATCCGCGGCGCACGCGATCCCGGCGGAGGTGCGTCTATATGACCGTCTCTTTACCGTGGAAAACCCGGCGGCGGAAAAAGAGGACGTGGATTACAAGAATTTCCTCAATCCAGATTCTCTGCGGGTCATCTCTAATGCGTGGGTAGAGCCAGCCCTGGCGGAGGCGAAGCCGGGTGAACGCCTGCAGTTGGAGCGCCTCGGTTATTTTTGCGTGGATCCGGATAGTCAGCGTTTGGGCAAGCTCGTCTTGAATCGCACAGTAACGCTGAAGGACACTTGGGCCCGCTTGGAGCAGCGAGGCTTAGTTGATTGA
- a CDS encoding enoyl-CoA hydratase/isomerase family protein, producing the protein MNTIQIEDVDAVRILTLNRPPANAIEEQLLSDLQDALHEAQSHSQVRALVVTGAGSFFSAGFDFRAPRRSEEQAAAFYRLYRDTHVSLLSFPKPTVAWVQGHAIAGGLVLALACDYRLGVQGNYRIGLNEIAVGAAYPRAALEIIRLRLSHARAAELMLGAALYPATEAIRLGVVDELLSPEGARDTVLRRAARLGAFPAEAYAHTKRALVGPAVQAILAETEDEARDTRAVWQSPEGRAARHRQCERLLSR; encoded by the coding sequence ATGAACACCATTCAGATTGAAGACGTGGACGCCGTCCGCATCCTTACGCTGAACCGCCCGCCCGCGAATGCTATTGAAGAACAGTTGCTTTCGGACCTCCAGGACGCTTTACACGAGGCACAGTCCCACTCCCAGGTGCGCGCTTTGGTTGTCACCGGAGCTGGTTCGTTTTTTAGTGCGGGCTTCGATTTCCGAGCACCACGGCGCAGCGAGGAACAAGCGGCAGCCTTTTACCGCCTGTACCGCGATACACACGTGAGCCTACTGTCCTTTCCCAAGCCAACTGTTGCCTGGGTGCAGGGGCATGCGATTGCTGGGGGCTTGGTGCTGGCTCTCGCGTGCGATTATCGGTTGGGGGTGCAAGGAAACTATCGGATTGGGTTAAACGAGATCGCCGTCGGGGCGGCTTACCCACGAGCGGCCCTGGAAATCATTCGGCTTCGTTTGTCCCATGCTCGGGCGGCGGAACTCATGCTAGGTGCTGCGCTCTACCCGGCCACGGAGGCAATCCGTCTCGGTGTTGTCGATGAACTCCTTTCCCCAGAGGGTGCGCGCGACACGGTGCTGCGGCGCGCCGCGCGGCTCGGCGCGTTTCCCGCAGAAGCGTATGCCCACACGAAACGTGCACTCGTTGGGCCGGCTGTACAGGCCATCCTCGCGGAGACGGAAGACGAGGCGCGCGATACTCGTGCGGTGTGGCAATCCCCCGAGGGCCGTGCCGCGCGCCACCGACAATGCGAGCGGTTGCTCTCTCGCTGA
- a CDS encoding CRTAC1 family protein, whose amino-acid sequence MARHRQLARRIVALALRSLVALAASLRDTMAVDLGSEDACVGDCDGDRIVTVDELIRSVRIALQLVGPEACVAADIDGDRRVTIEEIVLGVNALLQGCTPRATRTATPLIILPTNTATPTASPSATATRLIERQPCFTEVSREVGLDYVHYTVPSPAPFYEQFYFSGGAAAGDFDGDGRVDLVVSRLDEPSLLLFRNRGDGSFEEVAERAGLVVPETRMNGVAWGDIDNDADLDLYATAVGPDQRRHFLFVNDGSGHFTEEGLARGAAVLTEEPHYGFSVAFGDYDRDGFLDIHVTEWRPRGYNRRNAPSHARLLRNEGLTRPGFFHDVTVGAGVRLDTVPPLRADLGFGFSFASRFTDLDEDGWPDLLVASDFGTSRLFWNRQDGTFLDGTVAAGVGTDENGMGSAVGDVDGDGLLDWFVSSIWDPLARCQGPEGCFWGTSGNRLFRNVGKRRFADVTDQWGVRNAGWGWGATFWDADNDGDLDLVVGNGARFPVLDELGMSELDDDYERDRLRVWENVGGTMREVGEAWGLIDDRQNRAVVVWDYDIDGDLDLFIANNSDHPLLFRNDCGSRRKWLKIKVTGTSWNRAGIGARARVWVHRGGVPQVREIDGGSNYLGHNEFTAHFGLGDMTLVDRVEVSWPGTGARQVWLDVPANTNLHAVEP is encoded by the coding sequence GTGGCGAGGCATCGCCAGCTCGCGCGCCGGATCGTTGCATTGGCGCTTCGTAGCTTGGTCGCGCTGGCTGCCTCGCTGCGAGACACGATGGCCGTCGACCTTGGGTCCGAAGACGCTTGTGTGGGGGATTGCGATGGCGATCGCATAGTCACCGTCGACGAACTGATCCGCAGTGTACGGATTGCTTTGCAACTCGTAGGGCCGGAGGCGTGCGTTGCGGCGGATATCGACGGGGATCGCCGAGTAACTATCGAGGAGATCGTGCTAGGGGTCAACGCGCTGCTGCAGGGGTGCACGCCTCGGGCTACGAGGACTGCGACGCCGCTGATCATTCTGCCGACAAACACAGCGACCCCGACAGCTTCCCCAAGCGCGACGGCGACCCGCCTCATCGAACGACAGCCTTGTTTCACGGAAGTCAGCCGAGAGGTGGGTTTGGATTACGTGCACTACACTGTGCCCTCGCCAGCCCCTTTTTACGAGCAGTTTTACTTCTCTGGCGGCGCGGCCGCGGGCGACTTTGACGGTGACGGGCGAGTGGACCTCGTTGTGAGTAGGCTCGACGAGCCTTCCCTTTTGCTATTCCGCAACCGCGGTGACGGAAGCTTCGAAGAGGTGGCAGAACGAGCTGGTCTTGTCGTCCCCGAAACCCGCATGAATGGGGTGGCGTGGGGAGACATCGACAACGACGCGGACCTTGATTTGTACGCGACGGCGGTTGGCCCGGACCAGCGCCGCCATTTCTTGTTCGTCAACGACGGCAGTGGCCACTTTACCGAAGAAGGGCTCGCCCGCGGTGCTGCGGTGCTCACCGAAGAGCCGCACTACGGTTTCAGCGTGGCGTTTGGCGACTACGATCGCGATGGATTTCTCGACATCCATGTAACCGAGTGGCGTCCTCGCGGGTACAACCGTCGCAATGCTCCGTCGCACGCGCGGCTGTTGCGTAACGAGGGATTGACGCGCCCCGGTTTCTTTCACGATGTCACTGTGGGAGCCGGGGTCCGATTGGATACCGTTCCTCCGCTTCGTGCCGATCTCGGGTTTGGATTTTCGTTCGCCTCTCGCTTTACCGACCTCGACGAGGACGGTTGGCCGGATCTTCTTGTGGCCTCTGACTTTGGAACCAGCCGCTTATTTTGGAACCGGCAAGACGGAACGTTTCTGGATGGAACGGTTGCAGCAGGTGTAGGTACGGATGAAAACGGTATGGGATCTGCTGTGGGCGATGTGGATGGCGACGGTTTGCTCGACTGGTTTGTGAGTTCGATTTGGGATCCTCTCGCACGCTGCCAGGGGCCAGAGGGCTGCTTTTGGGGTACGAGTGGCAACCGGTTGTTCCGCAACGTTGGCAAGCGCCGATTTGCCGATGTCACGGACCAGTGGGGAGTCCGCAATGCCGGTTGGGGGTGGGGTGCGACGTTTTGGGATGCGGACAACGACGGCGACCTCGATTTGGTTGTCGGCAACGGCGCTCGCTTTCCGGTGCTGGACGAGCTCGGGATGAGCGAGCTGGACGACGACTATGAACGGGATCGGCTCCGGGTGTGGGAGAATGTTGGTGGCACCATGCGTGAGGTGGGGGAAGCTTGGGGCTTAATCGACGATCGGCAGAACCGCGCTGTTGTGGTTTGGGATTACGACATCGACGGAGATCTAGACCTCTTCATCGCCAACAACTCGGACCACCCATTGTTGTTTCGAAATGACTGCGGGAGCCGACGCAAGTGGCTCAAGATCAAGGTCACGGGCACGAGCTGGAATCGTGCTGGAATTGGTGCACGGGCGCGCGTGTGGGTCCATCGTGGCGGGGTGCCGCAAGTGCGGGAAATCGATGGCGGCAGCAACTACCTCGGCCACAATGAGTTCACGGCACATTTTGGGTTGGGCGATATGACCTTGGTGGACCGTGTCGAAGTGAGTTGGCCGGGAACGGGAGCGAGGCAGGTGTGGCTGGACGTTCCCGCGAACACGAACCTCCACGCAGTGGAGCCGTAA
- a CDS encoding amidohydrolase produces the protein MEVQRKYQFISADSHIVEPPDLWEKWLPREFLPKAPKLVKDSEGGDAWQYRPGTPPVPLGLVTTYPGRTYDQFKWTGARYDKVNKGAFIGSERLKEQDIDGVDAEVLYPSQRTMRHFMLDDDPEFHKAGIQAYNNWMAKEFMAADPTRLIGLAQMPNLGVEEMIAEMRRAKQLGMRGVILSSWPSGAPALTVDDNAFWAEAEKLEMPVSIHLGVASKQSGKAQVSTGMMEGQGLLSTGAKTIVGYACAGLDTMPNIIAETILSGLFDRFPRLKFISVEAGAGWVPFFLEQLDDRYFRNRAWAKVELQMLPSEYFHRNWLVTFVQDFYGVRNRHAVGIKNMMWSTDYPHHICDWPYTRKLANEMFSGVPEEERYAICAGNAVELYKLAH, from the coding sequence ATGGAGGTACAACGAAAGTATCAGTTCATTTCGGCGGATTCTCACATCGTGGAGCCCCCGGATTTATGGGAGAAATGGTTGCCACGGGAATTTTTGCCGAAGGCGCCGAAGCTCGTAAAGGATTCCGAAGGGGGTGACGCGTGGCAGTATCGCCCGGGCACGCCTCCGGTGCCCCTTGGTTTGGTGACCACGTATCCCGGGCGAACGTACGATCAATTTAAGTGGACTGGGGCCCGGTACGATAAGGTCAACAAAGGCGCGTTCATTGGTTCGGAGCGACTGAAAGAGCAGGATATCGACGGTGTTGACGCCGAAGTGTTGTACCCTTCGCAGCGCACCATGCGCCATTTCATGCTCGACGACGATCCGGAGTTCCACAAAGCAGGGATTCAGGCGTACAACAATTGGATGGCGAAGGAGTTCATGGCGGCTGACCCCACGCGGCTCATTGGTCTGGCACAAATGCCGAACCTGGGTGTGGAGGAAATGATTGCCGAGATGCGCCGTGCAAAGCAGCTTGGGATGAGAGGTGTGATCCTCTCCAGTTGGCCAAGCGGGGCGCCAGCGCTGACGGTCGATGACAATGCCTTTTGGGCTGAGGCTGAGAAGCTGGAGATGCCGGTGAGTATCCATCTCGGAGTGGCATCGAAGCAAAGCGGCAAAGCGCAAGTGAGCACCGGGATGATGGAGGGGCAAGGCTTACTGAGCACGGGTGCGAAAACCATCGTGGGGTACGCCTGCGCAGGTTTGGACACCATGCCGAACATCATCGCGGAAACCATCTTGTCCGGGTTGTTCGATCGCTTCCCACGCCTCAAGTTCATCTCTGTGGAGGCGGGCGCAGGGTGGGTGCCGTTCTTCCTCGAGCAACTGGACGACCGCTACTTCCGCAACCGTGCTTGGGCCAAGGTGGAACTGCAGATGCTGCCGAGCGAATACTTCCACCGCAACTGGTTGGTTACGTTCGTTCAAGACTTTTACGGCGTCCGGAACCGTCATGCAGTTGGGATTAAAAACATGATGTGGTCTACCGATTATCCGCACCACATTTGTGATTGGCCTTACACCCGCAAGCTTGCGAACGAGATGTTCTCCGGGGTCCCCGAAGAAGAGCGATACGCGATTTGTGCGGGCAACGCCGTGGAGCTGTATAAGTTGGCTCACTGA
- a CDS encoding Crp/Fnr family transcriptional regulator, whose amino-acid sequence MSHKAPITIDPAIRASWATDWGLPAPAIEHLMEAATYRTYPPRTSILPQGSSRSTVFFVLQGEVSVSVYLPDGRRVLCALYQPGTIFGFPLVDKERPRWSSADAFTEAKLALVSRGHFERVLHTLPAGVVADFFNRLLMRQARFAMRLLHCMVLDLPGRLALALIELADAFGQPSAEGLQITLPLTHEHLAEMVGASRERVSKAMAEFAHRGILQYKRYSITLRDLDALRRAATPRANPLA is encoded by the coding sequence ATGTCACACAAGGCCCCGATCACCATCGACCCAGCAATCCGCGCTAGTTGGGCAACCGACTGGGGTTTACCCGCGCCGGCAATCGAGCACCTCATGGAAGCCGCCACGTATCGCACTTACCCGCCGCGCACTTCGATTTTGCCGCAAGGCAGCTCCCGCAGTACGGTGTTCTTCGTTTTGCAGGGAGAGGTCAGTGTGTCGGTCTATTTGCCGGACGGCCGGCGCGTCCTTTGCGCGCTTTACCAACCGGGGACCATCTTCGGTTTTCCTTTGGTCGACAAGGAGCGCCCGCGTTGGAGCTCGGCTGACGCCTTTACCGAAGCCAAGCTGGCGCTGGTGTCGCGTGGCCACTTCGAGCGCGTCCTCCACACGCTGCCCGCAGGTGTGGTTGCCGATTTCTTCAATCGGCTGCTGATGCGGCAAGCTCGCTTTGCGATGCGGCTGCTCCACTGCATGGTGCTCGACCTGCCAGGGCGCTTGGCGCTCGCGTTGATCGAACTCGCTGATGCATTTGGGCAACCTTCAGCAGAGGGTCTCCAAATTACCCTTCCACTGACCCACGAACATCTCGCCGAAATGGTTGGCGCCTCTCGCGAGCGCGTGAGCAAGGCAATGGCCGAATTCGCCCACCGAGGCATTCTCCAGTACAAACGCTACTCGATTACCTTGCGCGATCTCGATGCACTCCGGCGAGCGGCAACCCCGCGGGCCAATCCGTTGGCCTGA
- a CDS encoding lipase family protein gives MTARVVVAAAIVASLGGVWGCGDDGEGAASRPEVSPQLVLVPGAVPPPNPVTGTATPAELNFARALVYQHPSRGDGDVQFVVVCVPGFLGGANDFDYLARRLIARSDGRIALWAVDRRSNALEDHWGLDQAEREKNPDIAKAYYFQGAEVAGKRFQGFLRAEQLRFLSEWGLRVHIEDLHALLREVWRRYPRAAIFLAGHSLGASIAPIFAAWDFGPYAGFELLSGLILLEGAPNAGATPPSQQAYETTGVPGGLSRVSLQSLRNGNPVSSLEPFVSTDLFVTAEILGMRAAPEFGQANTISPDADLYRGFFTLLFGSTVIPPATNRAALGFGFDNDFQPLAFARVSVGSATGGTVGPNPNAGLLSQLLGAVGNLLAPLDASATYTWSDAAADDPGRVDPTRLETFGGLLFRGPTNFIEWYFPARLTLDVGVVTGLNVSRSEDWRLDQHGLAVTENARVDVPVFAVGGSRGLLANLERLRPYRDSLAPALRSGVARDRVADGFRTMLMENYVHLDVLTADDERAGGNGLFAAVVEWLRVASQLAPRRGDLTP, from the coding sequence ATGACAGCACGAGTGGTGGTCGCGGCAGCAATCGTGGCAAGCTTGGGGGGCGTGTGGGGGTGCGGCGACGATGGTGAGGGTGCAGCCAGCCGTCCGGAAGTCAGCCCCCAGTTGGTCTTGGTTCCTGGGGCGGTGCCGCCTCCGAACCCAGTGACGGGTACCGCGACCCCCGCTGAGCTCAACTTTGCTCGGGCACTTGTTTATCAGCACCCGAGCAGGGGGGATGGGGACGTGCAGTTCGTGGTCGTTTGCGTGCCGGGGTTTTTGGGAGGGGCGAACGACTTTGACTACTTAGCTCGACGACTCATTGCCCGTAGCGATGGGCGTATTGCCTTGTGGGCCGTGGATCGGCGCTCGAATGCGCTAGAGGATCATTGGGGCCTCGATCAGGCTGAGCGCGAGAAGAATCCTGACATCGCCAAAGCGTATTACTTTCAGGGTGCCGAAGTTGCGGGTAAGCGCTTCCAAGGTTTCCTACGGGCGGAGCAGCTTCGGTTTCTCTCGGAGTGGGGTTTACGGGTGCACATTGAGGATTTGCATGCGCTCCTACGCGAGGTGTGGCGGCGCTACCCACGCGCGGCGATTTTCCTTGCTGGTCACTCGCTTGGGGCCTCGATCGCGCCAATCTTCGCAGCATGGGATTTTGGCCCATACGCCGGTTTCGAGCTGCTCTCGGGCTTGATCCTATTGGAAGGCGCACCCAATGCGGGCGCCACACCGCCATCGCAGCAAGCGTACGAAACTACCGGAGTGCCGGGCGGATTGAGCCGAGTAAGCTTACAGAGCTTGCGCAACGGGAATCCGGTGAGTTCGCTGGAGCCCTTCGTTTCTACGGATCTCTTCGTGACCGCAGAAATTCTAGGGATGCGGGCAGCTCCTGAGTTTGGGCAAGCGAATACCATTTCACCCGATGCCGATCTGTATCGCGGCTTTTTCACTTTGCTGTTTGGCTCGACGGTGATCCCCCCTGCCACGAATCGTGCTGCCTTGGGGTTTGGGTTTGACAACGATTTCCAGCCCCTGGCCTTCGCGCGGGTGTCCGTCGGGAGCGCAACCGGAGGCACGGTGGGACCGAATCCCAATGCAGGGCTCTTGAGCCAGCTGCTCGGCGCGGTGGGAAACCTCCTGGCGCCGCTAGACGCGAGCGCGACCTACACCTGGAGCGACGCCGCAGCCGATGATCCGGGGCGTGTCGACCCGACGCGGCTCGAAACCTTTGGGGGGCTCCTATTTCGTGGTCCGACGAACTTTATTGAATGGTACTTTCCGGCTCGACTGACCTTGGACGTCGGCGTGGTCACCGGTTTGAACGTGAGCCGAAGCGAGGATTGGCGGCTCGATCAGCATGGGTTGGCGGTAACTGAGAACGCTCGCGTCGATGTGCCGGTGTTTGCGGTTGGGGGTAGCCGCGGGTTGCTGGCTAACTTGGAGCGTCTGCGCCCTTATCGGGATTCTCTCGCCCCCGCGCTACGGAGCGGGGTGGCCCGCGATCGAGTTGCGGATGGCTTCCGCACCATGCTGATGGAGAATTACGTGCATCTGGACGTGCTCACTGCCGACGATGAACGAGCTGGCGGGAATGGGTTGTTCGCTGCGGTTGTGGAGTGGCTCAGGGTTGCGAGCCAACTGGCCCCACGCCGAGGTGATCTAACCCCCTAA